The following proteins come from a genomic window of Metarhizium brunneum chromosome 2, complete sequence:
- the DSP1 gene encoding Tyrosine-protein phosphatase DSP1 gives MAFKRGSRIHANQRPSTDEGHQSQMASAYLSRRSSWNSVHDDLIDATQDREENQRNDIINWESQPTTSQSHSLVSDDKDTSPGASSGHSENSAASTSSSVSVSDSSDYLAPASNGRPANFGVVFPGVYRSSYPKPEGYDFLGSLGLKTVVTLVKKDEPDHDLESFLTTNGIRQVIFNMKGTKKEAIPMSTMRSILELVLDQKNYPLLLHCNHGKHRTGCVVAAIRKLSGWQLDAVVDEYRVYAEPKVRECDVDYISAFPCGPLQSMYDLYGEPARFSPVQVRTFFRGLLFTSFVMVVWLVSGSHISLGPHDSVV, from the exons ATGGCATTTAAGAGAGGCTCGCGCATACATGCCAACCAAAGGCCCTCAACCGACGAAGGGCACCAAAGCCAGATGGCCTCCGCATATTTATCTCGGCGAAGTTCCTGGAACTCTGTTCACGATGACTTGATCGATGCCACCCAGGACAGGGAGGAGAATCAGCGCAATGACATCATCAACTGGGAGTCACAGCCTACGACTTCTCAGTCACACAGTCTCGTttccgacgacaaggacacaTCTCCGGGCGCTTCAAGTGGACATTCCGAGAACTCGG CAGCCTCTACGTCCTCGTCCGTCTCTGTCTCAGACTCGTCTGATTACCTTGCACCTGCATCAAATGGCCGCCCGGCCAACTTTGGTGTAGTTTTCCCCGGTGTATACCGAAGCAGTTATCCAAAGCCCGAGGGTTACGATTTTTTGGGAAGTTTAGGACTCAAAACAGTCGT GACCCTGGTGAAGAAAGACGAACCAGATCACGACCTGGAGTCATTCTTAACCACTAATGGTATTCGCCAAGTCATCTTCAATATGAAGGGAACCAAAAAAGAGGCTATTCCCATGAGCACCATGAGGTCTATTCTTGAGCTCGTGTTGGATCAAAAAAATTACCCTCTGTTGCTCCACTGCAATCATGGTAAACATCGAACTGGTTGTGTCGTGGCTGCAATCCGCAAACTTTCGGGTTGGCAGTTGGATGCTGTCGTGGACGAGTACAGGGTCTATGCAGAGCCCAAGGTTCGTGAATGCGACGTTGACTACATCAGCGCATTCCCTTGCGGGCCACTACAGAGCATGTATGACCTGTACGGAGAACCCGCTAGATTCAGCCCAGTACAAGTACGGACCTTTTTTCGAGGCCTTCTCTTTACGTCGTTTGTGATGGTAGTATGGCTGGTTTCAGGGTCCCACATAAGTTTAGGACCTCACGACTCAGTCGTGTGA
- the fic-1 gene encoding Protein adenylyltransferase fic-1 encodes MDPLVASLVNAFVKSWPSWHRLRLGNNLRDEEAKLQLPVDMATIMAEAHKKSQSSGIAAFAGAWAEKSLITLIYGSNVIETAGSTLGITTRLCQDIFRGRPVDAYIDKKDPAYREHLENLAETHRKSDMANVVRSRREVIGHANALRFMIDHVILNNEAWSEELILQTHRILYEGIDDDVVPGKYRTHEVAVCYSSPGDKKTKKTSLCMRAAAVPRYMTAMVEHLNHDITQAEASGQRDPYTLAARYHHQFVMIHPFADGNGRMSRIILNTLLLKYAGHVAPFGCGNDKDDYLAIVRRAGVVFHREDMEVDFGQQTCQFEFAKFVLAKSKPGLEQMWAWASAEPEDEFLFRAVDRQVDGGCCYTSERHRTL; translated from the coding sequence ATGGACCCCTTGGTCGCGAGTCTCGTAAACGCTTTCGTCAAGAgttggccttcttggcacCGCCTTCGCCTTGGCAACAACCTTCGAGATGAAgaggccaagctgcagcTCCCAGTAGACATGGccaccatcatggccgaggcACACAAAAAGTCACAGAGTAGCGGCATCGCCGCGTTTGCTGGTGCCTGGGCCGAAAAGTCTCTCATCACTCTCATCTACGGCTCCAACGTCATTGAGACGGCAGGCTCTACCCTTGGAATCACCACGCGACTTTGCCAGGACATCTTTCGCGGTAGGCCGGTAGATGCGTATATCGACAAGAAGGACCCGGCCTACCGAGAGCACCTTGAGAACCTTGCCGAAACACATCGAAAgagcgacatggccaacgttGTTCGGTCCCGCAGAGAAGTCATTGGCCACGCCAACGCCCTTCGTTTCATGATTGACCACGTCATTCTCAACAACGAGGCCTGGTCCGAAGAGCTTATTCTACAGACACACAGGATCCTCTACGAGGggatcgacgacgacgttgtGCCGGGAAAGTATCGCACCCATGAAGTGGCGGTTTGTTACAGCAGCCCCggggacaagaagacgaagaagacaaGTCTTTGCATGCGAGCGGCGGCCGTGCCACGCTATATGACGGCAATGGTCGAGCACCTAAACCACGATATCACGCAAGCCGAGGCGTCTGGGCAGCGTGACCCGTATACACTCGCTGCGCGCTACCACCACCAGTTCGTCATGATTCATCCGTTCGCGGACGGAAACGGCCGCATGTCAAGAATCATTCTCAACACTCTTCTCCTCAAGTACGCCGGTCACGTTGCGCCTTTTGGATGCGGCAACGACAAGGACGACTACTTGGCGATTGTCCGCAGAGCCGGCGTCGTATTTCACCGGGAGGATATGGAGGTGGACTTTGGGCAGCAGACGTGTCAATTTGAGTTTGCAAAGTTTGTGCTAGCAAAGTCCAAGCCGGGCCTGGAGCAGATGTGGGCTTGGGCGAGTGCCGAGCCGGAGGATGAATTTCTGTTCCGGGCCGTGGATCGACAAGTTgatggcggctgctgctACACAAGCGAGAGGCACCGGACTTTGTGA
- the ARG81_0 gene encoding Arginine metabolism regulation protein II, whose product MAPIVFQGISETSRWTHIQLLTTSQSLSLPTTETVDMFNPSMATSGRTPTGSRKKKTRTFSGCWTCRSRRIKCDERRPVCDRCSRARIACQGYGVRLNWTNAPSSSATTTDGRPTVSGNDKYAGSADNRAVAAFGGSWEYAQHTPPCSYPRFRSVQADELAVPSCQRDLLHHWVSFMCKNMVPVDLVDNPYRLVYLPFAFNGIHLPVTQSSSNLALFHGLCAASAENQLYLGVAKPGVTKLLAARHNRLALQHLQLAIDFQSPRDSDNVTAVLSAILFCILGDVVGGEGRNWRGHVQGALGCLADPSEIEVQAGSHMHLVLEQLLCLAVFGNVKTTYDIDALIAKLPGAISYMSQYHGVDKFILRSVFAINRYVAGSGSRSDTASSKLDLQRLELQASLHAPATVSPGIYLRREDAQAAMHYAHVYYYALLIYFQRCIYQSSPESVSGMVDRALCHLETAEEIAGASNGCILLWPCLVIAAECGSAYMKARALEWFKRKRRHGFASVDTGADILANYWKWRDENPDEASRTTWQEFVRGTEDDVVPI is encoded by the coding sequence ATGGCGCCGATCGTTTTCCAGGGGATATCGGAGACGTCAAGATGGACTCACATCCAACTTCTGACGACATCACAATCTCTGTCTCTTCCCACCACGGAGACCGTCGACATGTTCAACCCCAGCATGGCCACCTCCGGCCGCACGCCGACTGGGagcaggaagaaaaagaccAGGACCTTTTCAGGCTGCTGGACCTGTCGCTCGCGCCGCATCAAGTGCGACGAACGTCGGCCCGTCTGCGACCGCTGCTCGCGCGCACGCATCGCCTGCCAAGGCTACGGCGTCAGGCTGAATTGGACGAATGCTCCAAGCAGCAGTGCCACAACGACTGATGGTCGGCCAACCGTGTCCGGCAACGACAAGTATGCCGGCTCTGCCGACAACAGAGCAGTTGCTGCCTTTGGAGGTTCTTGGGAATACGCCCAGCACACACCGCCATGTTCTTATCCAAGGTTTCGCTCTGTCCAAGCTGACGAGCTGGCGGTCCCTTCGTGCCAAAGGGACCTACTACATCACTGGGTTTCCTTCATGTGCAAGAACATGGTGCCGGTAGATTTAGTCGATAACCCGTACCGGCTTGTATACCTCCCCTTTGCGTTCAACGGCATCCACCTGCCAGTCACCCAGTCAAGCAGCAACCTCGCTCTATTCCATGGCCTCTGTGCCGCCTCGGCCGAAAATCAGTTATATCTAGGCGTGGCGAAACCCGGCGTCACGAAATTGCTCGCCGCACGCCACAaccgcctcgccctccaGCATCTGCAGCTCGCCATCGATTTCCAGTCCCCGAGAGACAGCGACAACGTCACGGCCGTCCTGAGCGCAATCCTGTTCTGTATACTCGGAGATGTCGTCGGCGGAGAGGGCCGAAACTGGCGCGGCCACGTGCAAGGCGCCTTGGGCTGTCTTGCTGATCCGAGCGAGATCGAGGTCCAGGCCGGCTCGCACATGCACTTGGTTCTCGAACAGTTGCTCTGTCTTGCCGTCTTCGGAAACGTCAAGACCACGTATGACATTGACGCGCTCATCGCCAAGCTTCCCGGCGCCATCAGCTACATGAGCCAGTAccatggtgttgacaagTTTATCCTGCGCTCGGTGTTTGCCATTAACCGATACGTCGCTGGCAGCGGAAGCAGGTCCGACACGGCAAGCAGCAAACTAGACCTACAGCGACTTGAGCTCCAAGCCAGTCTTCACGCGCCGGCCACTGTCTCTCCGGGGATTTACTTGCGCCGAGAGGATGCCCAAGCGGCGATGCACTATGCGCACGTTTACTATTACGCGTTGCTGATTTATTTCCAGCGGTGCATTTACCAGTCTTCTCCCGAGAGTGTCTCCGGCATGGTCGACCGTGCTCTGTGCCATCTTGAAACAGCCGAGGAGATTGCCGGAGCCTCAAACGGGTGTATATTATTGTGGCCGTGTCTCGTCATTGCTGCCGAGTGCGGCTCTGCGTATATGAAGGCCCGGGCGTTGGAGTGGTTCAAGCGGAAGAGGCGGCATGGCTTTGCGAGTGTCGACACGGGGGCTGATATTCTCGCCAACTACTGGAAGTGGAGGGACGAGAATCCCGACGAGGCATCTCGTACGACTTGGCAGGAGTTTGTGAGGGGAACCGAGGACGATGTCGTGCCAATATAA
- the puo gene encoding Putrescine oxidase — protein MADVIIVGAGLSGLAAAEKLVAAGKSVVVLEARDRVGGKIYDAHFTTPTVRGYAETGASFIGLGQTEAIALSERLGLRLFDTYDKGMIVVSSPSGERRLFDPEDPQSAASAF, from the coding sequence ATGGCAGACGTCATTATTGTGGGAGCGGGCCTCTCCGGCCTtgcggcggccgagaagcTCGTGGCGGCCGGCAAGTCGGTCGTTGTCCTCGAAGCACGCGACCGCGTCGGTGGCAAGATTTACGACGCGCACTTTACCACCCCCACTGTGCGCGGATATGCCGAGACGGGAGCGTCGTTTATCGGTCTCGGTCAGACAGAAGCCATCGCGCTCAGCGAGAGACTTGGCCTTCGGCTATTCGATACATATGACAAAGGCATGATTGTCGTCTCTTCCCCCTCGGGCGAGCGCAGGCTGTTTGACCCAGAAGACCCCCAGTCTGCAGCGTCGGCATTTTAA
- the LIP_1 gene encoding Lipase, with the protein MLLKTVLGFVATAAAQLTAIDHTKALVTRAGTERISNRDFSAIRFYSQHAAAAYCNFNAAPGTRITCQNNACPLVMRNQPVVVASAIGDALGVGAYVAVDYVRREIVLSFRGSNNIRNFIADLAFAWSDCNLTQGCKLHTGFAQAWYDISDAITKAVRSARSSNPNFRVVATGHSLGAAVATLSAAYLRRDGLAVDLYTYGSPRVGNKNFATWFLTQRGVQWRVTNGDDPIPRLPPLVFGYNHISPELWRPGGDVQTVWQPSTTAICKGVDNTDCNGSGLSPDPWAHRNYFGSVDACAGSSLTLRDARGLPEDLINRLTDWSRQDRQLSGSLGHHGDVEFLLKPLDESPASAPGKHEYTIV; encoded by the exons ATGCTGCTTAAGACGGTTCTGGGCTTTGTAGCCACTGCAGCTGCTCAGCTTACTGCCATTGATCATACCAAGGCTCTAGTAACCAGAG CGGGAACAGAGCGTATCTCTAACAGAGACTTCAGCGCCATCAGGTTCTACTCCCAGCATGCTGCCGCCGCATACTGCAATTTTAATGCCGCTCCAGGCACGCGGATTACGTGCCAAAATAACGCCTGTCCACTTGTCATGCGAAATCAGCCTGTTGTGGTGGCGTCGGCCAT TGGCGACGCCCTCGGAGTCGGCGCGTACGTAGCTGTTGATTATGTCCGCAGGGAAATTGTCCTTTCCTTCCGTGGCAGCAACAATATTCGCAACTTCATCGCTGAccttgcctttgcctggAGCGACTGTAACCTCACACAGGGATGTAAACTCCATACCGGCTTCGCTCAAGCCTGGTACGATATTAGTgacgccatcaccaaggctgTGAGATCTGCTCGCTCAAGTAACCCGAATTTCAGGGTCGTGGCCACTGGGCACTCTCTCGGGGCCGCTGTCGCAACTCTCAGCGCAGCCTACCTTCGTCGCGACGGTCTCGCCGTTGACCTGTACACATATGGCTCCCCGCGGGTCGGTAATAAAAACTTCGCAACATGGTTCCTTACACAACGGGGCGTCCAATGGCGCGTCACTAACGGGGATGACCCTATTCcccgtcttcctcctctcgTCTTCGGCTATAACCACATTAGCCCAGAGCTCTGGCGGCCGGGCGGCGATGTCCAGACCGTGTGGCAACCCTCAACGACGGCCATCTGCAAGGGCGTTGATAACACCGATTGTAACGGCAGTGGTCTTTCGCCGGACCCCTGGGCCCATCGGAACTACTTTGGCAGCGTGGATGCCTGCGCTGGTTCTTCGTTGACTCTGAGGGATGCCCGGGGACTGCCTGAGGACCTCATCAACCGCCTTACCGATTGGAGTCGACAGGACCGGCAGCTTTCGGGGAGTCTAGGGCATCACGGCGATGTGGAATTCTTGCTGAAACCTTTGGACGAATCCCCGGCTTCGGCACCAGGGAAGCATGAGTATACGATAGTATAG